One genomic region from Phaenicophaeus curvirostris isolate KB17595 chromosome 33, BPBGC_Pcur_1.0, whole genome shotgun sequence encodes:
- the PABPN1 gene encoding polyadenylate-binding protein 2 isoform X2, producing MAGGATPAAQSQAAPGGSSSSSAPSAAAPHHHHHHHHPHHHPPHPNNNNNGGGGGGAGGSQAAAAEPGEELEEEAGLGEGDAGDSAIEDPELEAIKARVREMEEEAEKLKELQNEVEKQMNMSPPPGNAGPVIMSLEDKMEADARSIYVGNVDYGATAEELEAHFHGCGSVNRVTILCDKYSGHPKGFAYIEFSDKESVRTSMALDESLFRGRQIKVIPKRTNRPGISTTDRGFPRGRFRGRGGGFSASRARFYSGYTRPRGRPYRWRSRRGPDGRD from the exons ATGGCGGGGGGGGCGACCCCCGCCGCTCAGAGCCAGGCGGCCCCGGGcgggagcagcagcagtagcgcccccagcgccgccgccccgcaccatcatcatcatcatcatcacccccaccaccaccctccgcaccccaacaacaacaacaacggagggggaggagggggagcggGGGGCAGCCAGGCGGCCGCCGCCGAGCCCGgcgaggagctggaggaggaggcgggGCTCGGAGAGGGAGACGCGGGGGATTCCGCCATCGAGGACCCG gagctggaggccatCAAGGCCCGGGTgcgggagatggaggaggaggcggaAAAGCTCAAAGAGCTTCAAAACGAGGTGGAAAAACAGATGAACATGAGCCCCCCGCCGGGCAACG CCGGCCCGGTCATCATGTCCCTGGAAGACAAAATGGAAGCGGACGCGCGCTCTATCTACGTGGGAAAT gtGGACTACGGCGCCACGGCCGAGGAGCTGGAGGCTCATTTCCACGGCTGCGGCTCCGTTAACCGCGTCACCATCCTCTGCGACAAATACAGCGGCCACCCCAAGGG GTTCGCCTACATCGAGTTCTCGGACAAGGAGTCGGTGCGGACGTCGATGGCGCTGGACGAGTCGCTCTTCCGGGGGCGCCAGATCAAG gtgatCCCGAAGCGCACGAACCGCCCGGGCATCAGCACCACCGACCGGGGCTTCCCCCGCGGGCGCTTCCGGGGCCGCGGCGGCGGCTTCAGCGCCTCCCGCGCTCGCTTCTACAGCGGCTACACCCGCCCCCGAGGCCGCCCCTACCG GTGGCGCAGCCGGAGGGGCCCGGATGGAAGAGATTGA
- the ACIN1 gene encoding apoptotic chromatin condensation inducer in the nucleus gives MADGEEVTLDGRPLHLLRVADLKAALEQRGLAKSGQKSALVKRLRGALMLENLQKHSTPHATFQPNSQIGEEMSQNSFIKQYLEKQQELLQQRLEREAREAAELEGSGRSGPAAPEHEDSEEEGAARQERRGGRLRQSRGSKTPEGGAEGAPRGRRAGAAPPLKAGEEEEEEEEEEEEEEEEEEEEEEEEAKAPEAGEPQIQLQPEEGETQAPPKPDEGPPEANEEAPPANEEPPPAPDEAPPANEEPPRPNEAGEAPPEEPPPPLLTKETPPPSPGAPPQGPPQPPASSSSLPPAPPRAASPSPSSSSSSSSGPSSPQHTSSPRHSSPEPPASPASQGGPEGAGEAAACAPSQSPRPEPPPPPPMEPGAPPAAAPHSAPHSGPPERPPQPEGPAQPKAFKRKIALSSAAKGSLEPEAGGASGGRKRRWGASTACAPKRPSISITTDSLKSLIPEMKAEAVVELHPEEGPMEEEEGAGAAAAGGERASGPPLPRLPSPHHPPLKICRTVTQVVPSEPQANGQEEEGGEGPEEAEGRGEGAAEEERPQPLSPPAGPAPAPQAPPHGEQEGKKDPPRRGLGAFSLPVDDPVRAAPRPSPPRARPSPIVHLCNLVRPFTLGQLKELLGRTGRLREEGFWIDKIKSHCYVTYATVEEAVATRNALHGVKWPQSNPKVLAADFAQQEELDFHRGQGSPCCPSGCAAASSSSSSSSSGPRCGAPGGPRCGAAAAAAVAVGQQRAQREREQERRERTRGEREWDRDKGGACPAAPPPQPHGASGSANRARPRPPERRRGSREPRPDRKEKPPEEPPAKLLDDLFRKTKAAPSIYWLPLTDSQFVQKQAERAARARERERRRKEQEEEEQRARAAPSSRDKRSGASSSSSSSRAPPPSAPSALPPPPPPPPPPPPPAPSSSSSEPRGHRRGEKRRSDSPPGRDRGARR, from the exons ATGGCGGACGGGGAGGAGGTGACTCTGGACGGGCGGCCGCTCCACCTGCTCCGCGTCGCCGACCTGAAGGCGGCCCTGGAGCAGCGCGGGCTGGCCAAGAGCGGGCAGAAGAGCGCGCTGGTCAAGCGGCTCCGCGGG GCTCTGATGCTGGAGAACCTCCAGAAGCACTCGACGCCCCACGCCACCTTCCAGCCCAACTCCCAG ATCGGCGAGGAGATGAGCCAGAACAGCTTCATCAAGCAATacctggagaagcagcaggagctgctgcagcagcgcCTCGAGCGGGAGGCGCGCGAGGCGGCCGAGCTGGAAG GCTCGGGGAGgagcggccccgccgccccggagCACGAGGACTCGGAGGAGGAGGGGGCCGCGCGGCAGGAGAGGCGCGGGGGGCGCCTGCGCCAG TCCCGAGGTTCCAAGACCCCGGAAGGGGGTGCGGAAGGTGCCCCCCGTGGGCGCCGAGCGGGAGCTGCCCCCCCCCTgaaagcaggagaggaggaagaggaggaggaagaggaggaagaggaggaggaagaggaagaggaggaagaagaggaggaggaagcgaAGGCCCCGGAGGCCGGGGAGCCCCAAATCCAACTCCAGCCCGAGGAGGGCGAGACCcaggccccccccaaacccgACGAGGGGCCCCCCGAGGCTAACGAAGAGGCTCCCCCCGCTAACGAGGAGCCCCCTCCCGCCCCCGACGAGGCTCCCCCCGCTAACGAGGAGCCCCCTCGCCCTAACGAAGCGGGCGAGGCCCCTCCCGAggagccccccccgcccctgcTGACCAAGGAGACGCCCCCCCCCTCGCCCGGGGCCCCCCCGCAgggccccccccaacccccggcctcctcctcctccttgccccccgcccccccccgagccgcctccccctccccatcctcctcctcctcctcctcctcggggCCTTCCTCCCCCCAGCACACCTCCTCCCCCCGCCACAGCTCCCCCGagccccccgcctcccccgccAGCCAG GGCGGCCCCGAGGGTGCGGGGGAGGCAGCCGCCTGCGCCCCCAGCCAGAGCCCCAG gccggagccgccgccgccgccacccaTGGAGCCGggcgccccccccgccgccgcgcccCACAGCGCGCCCCACAGCGGCCCCCCGGAGCGGCCCCCGCAGCCAGAG ggcccagCCCAGCCCAAGGCCTTCAAGAGGAAGATCGCGCTCAGCT CGGCCGCCAAGGGGAGCCTGGAGCCCGAGGCCGGGGGCGCGTCGGGGGGGCGGAAGCGGCGCTGGGGGGCGAGCACGGCCTGCGCCCCGAAACGGCCCTCGATCAGCATCACCACCGACTCGCTCAAG AGCCTGATCCCCGAGATGAAGGCGGAGGCGGTGGTCGAGCTGCACCCCGAGGAAGGCcccatggaggaggaggagggggcgggggcggccgcCGCGGGGGGCGAGAGGGCTTCGGGGCCCCCCCTGCCCCGGCTGCCCTCCCCCCATCACCCGCCCCTCAAGATCTGCCGCACCGTCACCCAG GTGGTGCCATCGGAGCCTCAGGCCAacgggcaggaggaggaagggggggaggGGCCCGAGGAggcggaggggaggggggagggggcagcggAGGAGGAGAGGCCgcagcccctctcccccccggccggccccgcccccgccccacAGGCCCCGCCCCACGGCgagcaggaggggaagaaag ACCCCCCCCGGCGGGGGCTGGGAGCCTTCTCGCTGCCCGTGGACGACCCCGTGCGGGCGGCCCCCCggccctccccgccccgcgcccggcCCTCCCCCATCGTGCACCTCTGCAACCTG GTGCGTCCGTTCACGCTGGggcagctgaaggagctgctggGCCGCACGGGGCGGCTGCGCGAGGAGGGCTTCTGGATCGACAAGATCAAATCCCACTGCTACGTCACG tACGCGACGGTGGAGGAGGCCGTGGCCACCCGCAACGCTCTGCACGGCGTCAAGTGGCCGCAGTCCAACCCCAAGGTGCTGGCGGCCGACTTCGCCCAGCAGGAGGAG CTGGATTTCCACCGGGGCCAGGGCTCCCCGTGCTGCCCGTCGGGCTGCGCCGCCGCctcttcctcctcgtcctcctcgtcGTCGGGGCCGCGCTGCGGGGCGCCCGGGGGCCCTCGCTGTggggcggccgccgccgccgccgtggCCGTGGGGCAGCAGCGGGCCCAGCGGGAGCGCGAGCAGGAGCGGCGCGAGAGGACGCGGGGGGAGCGCGAGTGGGACCGCGACAAGGGGGGGGCCTgccccgccgcgccccccccccagccccacggcgccTCCGGCTCCGCCAACAGGGCTCGGCCACGGCCCCCCGAGCGCCGGCGCGGCAGCAGGGAGCCCCGGCCGGACAGGAAGG AGAAGCCGCCCGAGGAGCCTCCGGCCAAGCTGCTGGACGACCTGTTCCGCAAAACCAAGGCGGCTCCCAGCATCTACTGGCTGCCCCTCACCGACAGCCAG TTTGTTCAGAAGCAGGCGGAGCGCGCGGCGCGGGCCCGGGAGCGCGAGCGCCGCCgcaaggagcaggaggaggaggagcagcggGCCCGCGCCGCCCCTTCCTCCCGCGACAAGCGCTCCggggcctcctcctcctcgtcctcctcgcGCGCCCCGCCGCCCTCCGCTCCCTCcgctctccctcctcctcctccgcctcctcctcctcctccccccccggCTCCGTCGTCGTCGTCCTCGGAGCCGCGCGGGCACCGCCGAGGCGAGAAGCGGCGCAGCGACAGCCCCCCGGGGCGCGACCGCGGCGCGAGGCGCTGA
- the PABPN1 gene encoding polyadenylate-binding protein 2 isoform X1: protein MAGGATPAAQSQAAPGGSSSSSAPSAAAPHHHHHHHHPHHHPPHPNNNNNGGGGGGAGGSQAAAAEPGEELEEEAGLGEGDAGDSAIEDPELEAIKARVREMEEEAEKLKELQNEVEKQMNMSPPPGNAGPVIMSLEDKMEADARSIYVGNVDYGATAEELEAHFHGCGSVNRVTILCDKYSGHPKGFAYIEFSDKESVRTSMALDESLFRGRQIKVIPKRTNRPGISTTDRGFPRGRFRGRGGGFSASRARFYSGYTRPRGRPYRGRARATSWYSPY from the exons ATGGCGGGGGGGGCGACCCCCGCCGCTCAGAGCCAGGCGGCCCCGGGcgggagcagcagcagtagcgcccccagcgccgccgccccgcaccatcatcatcatcatcatcacccccaccaccaccctccgcaccccaacaacaacaacaacggagggggaggagggggagcggGGGGCAGCCAGGCGGCCGCCGCCGAGCCCGgcgaggagctggaggaggaggcgggGCTCGGAGAGGGAGACGCGGGGGATTCCGCCATCGAGGACCCG gagctggaggccatCAAGGCCCGGGTgcgggagatggaggaggaggcggaAAAGCTCAAAGAGCTTCAAAACGAGGTGGAAAAACAGATGAACATGAGCCCCCCGCCGGGCAACG CCGGCCCGGTCATCATGTCCCTGGAAGACAAAATGGAAGCGGACGCGCGCTCTATCTACGTGGGAAAT gtGGACTACGGCGCCACGGCCGAGGAGCTGGAGGCTCATTTCCACGGCTGCGGCTCCGTTAACCGCGTCACCATCCTCTGCGACAAATACAGCGGCCACCCCAAGGG GTTCGCCTACATCGAGTTCTCGGACAAGGAGTCGGTGCGGACGTCGATGGCGCTGGACGAGTCGCTCTTCCGGGGGCGCCAGATCAAG gtgatCCCGAAGCGCACGAACCGCCCGGGCATCAGCACCACCGACCGGGGCTTCCCCCGCGGGCGCTTCCGGGGCCGCGGCGGCGGCTTCAGCGCCTCCCGCGCTCGCTTCTACAGCGGCTACACCCGCCCCCGAGGCCGCCCCTACCG GGGCCGCGCCAGGGCCACCTCATGGTATTCCCCGTACTGA